One Lysinibacillus sp. OF-1 DNA segment encodes these proteins:
- a CDS encoding HBL/NHE enterotoxin family protein, whose translation MNNKFLYNLLAVSAALTLTSTSIVSPVTAYATTSKMEQTNYDDTSLSANEVKMRETLQKAGLFAKSMNAYSYMLIKNPDVNFEGININGYEDLPGKIVQDQKDARAHALTWDTKVKKQLIDTLTGIIEYDTKFENYYDVIVYAINANDGETLIEGITDLREEIQENQKCAQQLIEALTELRDNIGKDVRAFGSNKELLQSILKNQGAAVEDDQKRLNEVLESVNYYKKLESDGIITIAVPTIPTLIAGGIMLGIAKENLSQLEPLLKQLQQTVDYKLTLNRVVGVAHNSISEMYNALDDAVNALTFMSAQWNDLDSQYTGVLRHIENAADKAEQNKFKFLLPNLNAAKDSWKTLKIDAVTLKEGIKELNLESSK comes from the coding sequence ATGAATAATAAGTTTCTTTACAATCTACTTGCTGTATCAGCCGCTTTAACCCTGACATCCACTTCTATAGTATCACCAGTAACCGCTTATGCAACTACAAGCAAAATGGAGCAAACGAACTATGATGATACGTCTCTTTCAGCAAATGAAGTCAAAATGAGAGAAACCTTGCAAAAGGCTGGGCTTTTCGCAAAATCTATGAATGCTTATTCGTATATGTTGATCAAAAATCCAGATGTGAACTTTGAAGGAATAAATATTAATGGATACGAGGATTTACCAGGTAAAATTGTACAAGACCAAAAGGATGCAAGAGCACACGCCCTTACATGGGATACGAAAGTAAAAAAACAGCTGATTGATACATTGACGGGGATTATTGAATACGATACTAAATTTGAAAATTATTATGACGTTATTGTATATGCAATAAATGCAAATGATGGAGAAACATTAATAGAAGGAATTACAGATTTACGAGAAGAAATTCAAGAAAATCAAAAATGTGCACAACAATTAATAGAAGCGTTAACGGAATTAAGAGACAATATTGGAAAAGATGTCAGAGCATTTGGAAGTAACAAAGAGCTCTTACAGTCAATTTTAAAAAACCAAGGGGCAGCAGTTGAGGATGATCAAAAACGCTTAAATGAAGTTTTAGAATCAGTAAACTATTATAAAAAATTAGAATCTGATGGAATAATAACAATAGCGGTGCCTACTATTCCTACACTAATTGCCGGCGGTATTATGTTGGGGATTGCAAAAGAGAATTTAAGTCAATTAGAACCGTTATTAAAACAATTACAACAGACAGTTGATTATAAATTAACATTAAATCGCGTAGTTGGAGTTGCGCATAATAGTATTAGTGAGATGTATAATGCACTTGATGATGCGGTTAATGCTCTCACTTTTATGTCTGCACAATGGAATGACTTAGATTCTCAATATACAGGAGTACTCAGACATATTGAGAATGCAGCTGATAAGGCCGAACAAAATAAATTTAAATTTTTACTTCCTAACTTGAATGCAGCTAAAGACAGCTGGAAAACATTAAAAATAGATGCAGTCACATTAAAAGAGGGAATAAAAGAATTAAATCTAGAATCTTCAAAGTAG
- the hblD gene encoding hemolysin BL lytic component L1: MKKFSYKVLTLAALTTLLTANNSTSIHAFAQEWSAQKEVVQKQDNYELGPEGLKKALAETGSHILVMDLYAKTMIKQPNVNLSNIDLGSEGGELIKNIHLNQDLSRINANYWLDTAKPKIQKTARNIVNYDEQFNNYYDTLIDIVQKKDREGLKEGIGDLISSIHTNSKEVTEVINILENFKTKLYTNSIDFKNNVGGPDGKGGLTALLAGKEALIPQLHAEIQQLSSTQKDHFNNVLAWSIGGGLGAAILVIGTIAGGVVIVVTGGTATPVVVGGLTALGAAGIGLGTASGIMASNHMNAYNEISHKIGELSTKADLANQAVIALNNTKDTLTYLYQTVDQAIMSLTNIQKQWNTMGANYKDLYDNIDQMQDHKLSLIPDDLKAAKQSWNDIHKDAEFIAKDIAFTQD, translated from the coding sequence ATGAAGAAATTTTCGTATAAGGTGTTAACCTTGGCTGCATTGACAACGCTTTTAACTGCTAATAATAGTACATCTATTCATGCGTTTGCACAAGAATGGAGCGCTCAAAAAGAGGTCGTTCAAAAACAGGATAATTATGAATTAGGACCTGAGGGACTGAAGAAGGCGTTAGCGGAAACGGGATCTCATATTCTTGTAATGGATTTGTACGCAAAAACAATGATTAAGCAACCGAATGTAAATCTCTCCAATATTGATCTAGGGTCAGAAGGGGGAGAATTAATCAAAAATATTCACCTTAATCAGGATCTGTCTCGAATCAATGCAAATTATTGGTTAGATACAGCGAAGCCAAAAATTCAAAAGACAGCACGTAATATCGTGAATTACGATGAACAATTTAATAATTATTACGACACATTAATAGACATTGTCCAAAAAAAAGATAGGGAGGGGCTAAAAGAAGGCATTGGTGATCTAATCAGTTCAATTCATACAAATTCAAAAGAAGTGACAGAAGTAATTAACATATTAGAAAATTTCAAAACGAAACTCTATACAAATTCAATTGATTTTAAAAATAATGTCGGTGGTCCAGATGGGAAGGGTGGATTAACAGCCTTATTAGCTGGAAAAGAAGCATTGATTCCACAACTTCATGCTGAAATTCAGCAGCTATCTTCCACTCAGAAAGACCATTTTAACAATGTATTGGCATGGTCAATTGGAGGAGGATTGGGAGCAGCTATTTTAGTTATTGGGACGATTGCAGGAGGGGTAGTAATTGTTGTGACTGGTGGAACAGCAACGCCGGTTGTTGTTGGTGGCCTTACAGCACTCGGTGCAGCTGGTATTGGTTTAGGGACAGCATCCGGTATTATGGCATCTAATCATATGAATGCCTATAACGAAATTTCCCATAAAATAGGGGAATTAAGCACGAAAGCTGATCTTGCTAACCAAGCCGTTATTGCACTTAATAACACAAAAGACACGTTGACATATTTGTATCAAACAGTGGATCAAGCAATCATGTCTCTAACAAACATCCAAAAGCAATGGAATACAATGGGGGCAAATTATAAAGACTTATATGATAATATCGATCAAATGCAAGATCATAAGCTCTCTTTAATACCTGATGATTTAAAAGCAGCTAAACAAAGTTGGAATGATATTCATAAAGATGCGGAATTTATTGCAAAAGACATTGCTTTTACACAAGACTAA
- the hblC gene encoding hemolysin BL lytic component L2: MKKKIITGLIITSIVATGVSPIHSFATPIVQVEMQEENVALSSSLRKLGAQSKLIQMYIDKALMNPNVQLEEVPALNTEQFLIKQDMKEWAVELYPKLILLNSKSKGFVTKFQAYYPTLKEFVDTKENKEGFLDRLEVLQEMVLTNEESVQYQMNELTDLKLQLDKKLKNLDTDVIKAQEVLSAEGTGKIDKLKAELLNTKKSIHNDLQQIALIPGALNEQGLNIFQEIYSLSKDIIEPAAQIAVAAYNKGKEINNAILEAEKKAEQEAKEQGKSILEIEAAKKEAREKIEKDKQAEIAAAAATKSKEYDLMKTIDPEKIKKTYNTFAEVNKLMAEQRAYLDDLEIQNQKLYDLTKKLTIADLQQSMLLLMQHDLHTFASQVDVEIDLLKRYKADLKLIKNNITKLSTDAANQLSQQDTLRRLKNIINQLEEQVNKF, encoded by the coding sequence ATGAAAAAGAAAATAATTACAGGGTTGATAATAACATCGATTGTTGCTACTGGAGTGAGTCCTATCCATTCTTTTGCAACGCCTATAGTGCAAGTAGAAATGCAAGAGGAGAACGTAGCTCTGTCCTCATCATTAAGAAAATTAGGTGCACAATCAAAGTTGATTCAAATGTATATAGACAAAGCTTTAATGAACCCTAATGTACAGTTAGAGGAAGTACCAGCTTTAAATACAGAGCAATTTCTAATAAAACAAGATATGAAAGAGTGGGCAGTGGAACTTTATCCAAAGTTAATTTTACTCAATTCAAAAAGTAAAGGCTTTGTAACAAAATTTCAGGCCTATTATCCTACATTAAAAGAATTTGTAGACACTAAGGAAAATAAGGAAGGCTTTTTGGATAGATTGGAAGTTCTTCAAGAAATGGTTCTGACAAACGAAGAAAGTGTTCAATACCAAATGAATGAGCTAACAGATCTTAAATTACAGCTTGATAAAAAACTAAAAAATCTCGATACTGATGTGATAAAAGCGCAGGAGGTACTAAGCGCAGAGGGAACAGGGAAAATAGACAAGCTAAAGGCTGAATTACTAAATACAAAAAAATCAATTCACAATGATTTACAGCAAATCGCATTGATACCAGGAGCTTTAAATGAACAGGGACTCAATATTTTCCAAGAGATTTATAGTCTTTCGAAAGATATCATTGAACCAGCAGCTCAAATAGCGGTGGCAGCCTATAACAAAGGTAAGGAAATTAACAACGCTATTCTAGAAGCAGAGAAAAAAGCAGAGCAAGAAGCAAAAGAACAGGGGAAATCTATTCTAGAGATTGAAGCAGCTAAAAAAGAGGCTCGTGAAAAAATTGAGAAAGATAAACAAGCTGAAATTGCTGCAGCCGCTGCTACAAAATCAAAAGAGTATGACCTTATGAAAACAATTGACCCAGAAAAAATCAAAAAAACATATAATACCTTCGCTGAAGTTAACAAACTAATGGCTGAACAAAGAGCATATTTAGATGATTTAGAGATCCAAAATCAAAAACTATATGATTTAACAAAGAAACTAACAATAGCAGATTTACAACAATCCATGCTTCTTCTTATGCAGCATGATTTGCATACATTTGCTAGTCAAGTAGATGTAGAAATTGACCTATTGAAACGCTATAAAGCAGATTTGAAGCTAATAAAAAATAATATAACAAAATTATCAACTGATGCGGCAAATCAACTGTCTCAACAAGATACATTAAGAAGATTAAAAAATATAATCAATCAACTTGAGGAACAGGTTAATAAATTTTGA
- a CDS encoding MFS transporter: MVVKDQDSIESYIASPEKLKTLYRRVLVVVSLSQIFGGAGLAAGITVGALLAQQMLGTDAYAGVPSALFTLGSAGAAFIVGKLSQRYGRRTGLATGFIVGGIGAVGVVLAAIMNSVIVLFASLLIYGAGTAANLQARYAGTDLANDKQRATAISTTMLMTTFGAVLGPNLVEMMGRVALSIGVPALAGPFLLSAVAFIVAGLVLFIMLRPDPLEIAKAIEAHQQKMNKDYKAPSLHTAGNKRGLAVGATVMVLTQIVMVAIMTMTPVHMKHHGHGLSEVGIVIGFHVGAMYLPSLVTGILVDKVGRTAMSIAAGVTLLLAGLLAAFAPSDSMVLLIVALSLLGLGWNFGLISGTAQIVDATEPSTRAKTQGKMDVLVALAGASGGALSGMVVANASYAALSLAGGLLSLLLIPVVIWSKRA; the protein is encoded by the coding sequence ATGGTTGTAAAAGATCAAGATTCAATAGAATCCTATATAGCGTCCCCAGAGAAACTAAAAACCTTATATAGGCGTGTGTTGGTCGTTGTCAGTCTATCTCAAATTTTTGGTGGGGCTGGGCTTGCAGCAGGTATTACAGTAGGTGCTCTGTTAGCCCAACAAATGCTAGGAACAGATGCTTATGCAGGTGTACCGTCTGCATTATTTACGTTAGGCTCTGCAGGAGCAGCTTTCATTGTAGGGAAACTGTCGCAGCGATATGGTCGTCGCACAGGCTTAGCAACAGGTTTTATAGTCGGTGGAATAGGGGCTGTAGGTGTCGTTTTGGCCGCTATAATGAATAGTGTGATCGTTTTGTTCGCTTCTCTATTAATCTATGGTGCTGGCACTGCGGCGAATTTACAGGCTCGCTATGCTGGGACGGATTTAGCCAATGATAAGCAACGTGCCACGGCGATTAGTACGACTATGCTGATGACAACGTTCGGTGCTGTTTTAGGTCCGAATTTAGTAGAAATGATGGGGAGAGTGGCGCTATCCATTGGTGTTCCAGCTCTTGCAGGTCCTTTTCTATTATCTGCGGTTGCCTTTATTGTCGCAGGGCTTGTGTTATTTATTATGTTGCGTCCTGATCCTTTAGAAATAGCTAAGGCCATTGAGGCACATCAGCAAAAAATGAACAAAGATTATAAAGCACCATCCTTGCATACAGCTGGCAATAAAAGAGGGCTAGCAGTAGGGGCAACGGTGATGGTTCTGACACAGATTGTCATGGTCGCAATCATGACGATGACACCAGTACATATGAAACATCATGGACATGGATTATCGGAAGTAGGCATTGTTATTGGATTTCATGTAGGGGCTATGTATCTGCCATCGCTTGTAACAGGTATTCTTGTTGATAAAGTTGGACGAACAGCCATGAGTATCGCCGCCGGTGTTACCTTGCTACTAGCGGGTTTATTAGCGGCATTCGCTCCAAGCGATTCGATGGTTTTATTAATAGTAGCACTTTCTTTACTGGGGTTAGGCTGGAACTTCGGTTTAATTAGTGGTACCGCACAAATTGTTGATGCGACCGAGCCGTCTACACGTGCAAAAACACAAGGGAAAATGGATGTTTTAGTTGCACTAGCGGGGGCATCTGGTGGTGCACTATCAGGAATGGTCGTAGCGAATGCTAGTTATGCGGCATTGTCCTTAGCAGGAGGGCTATTGTCTTTACTGCTCATTCCCGTAGTGATTTGGTCTAAAAGAGCTTGA
- a CDS encoding MFS transporter, whose translation MWRNRNVWIILLGEFVVGLGLWAGIIGNLAFMQEVVPSDFHKSLIISCGILAGLVVGPMAGRIIDQSKKKTVVQMASIGRIISVLFMFIALYTNSVIWMILFLITLQIAAAFYMPALQSIIPMIAKEQDLITLNAWQMNARTISRIVGTAAAGFMLSFFDLKWLYIISFIVYVIMFVITSLLQLDETTNATLTHKDKGNFKEVWPMVKEHPVVLMTLVLMLIPTLFLGSFNLVIMKISEIHQSTTISGLLYTVEGIGFMLGAAGLKIIAERVHMGTLLFSLAFIIGSMELLLLLAEIPFFALVAFGVFGFSVGCFFPTTMVIFQKQVPKQFHGRFFSFRNMIDSVVFQVVLLSTGMMLDLIGLSGMGLIFGIISLGLTTTFLLYSKKKKVVMHAY comes from the coding sequence ATGTGGAGAAATCGAAACGTATGGATTATTTTATTAGGTGAATTTGTCGTCGGACTTGGCCTATGGGCTGGCATTATTGGAAATCTAGCCTTTATGCAAGAGGTAGTACCTTCAGACTTTCACAAATCATTAATTATTTCCTGTGGTATTTTAGCAGGCTTGGTCGTCGGTCCAATGGCAGGGCGCATCATTGACCAATCGAAGAAAAAAACGGTTGTCCAAATGGCAAGTATCGGACGAATCATTAGTGTTTTATTTATGTTTATCGCACTTTATACCAATTCGGTTATTTGGATGATTCTTTTTTTAATTACGTTGCAAATAGCAGCCGCATTTTATATGCCTGCCTTGCAATCGATTATTCCAATGATTGCGAAGGAACAAGATTTAATTACGCTTAATGCTTGGCAAATGAATGCCAGAACCATTTCAAGAATTGTTGGCACAGCCGCAGCAGGGTTTATGTTAAGCTTCTTTGACTTAAAATGGCTATATATTATTTCATTTATTGTCTATGTGATCATGTTTGTTATTACAAGCTTACTGCAATTAGATGAAACGACAAATGCAACACTGACACACAAAGATAAAGGAAACTTTAAAGAAGTATGGCCTATGGTGAAGGAGCATCCGGTCGTCCTGATGACACTCGTCTTAATGTTAATTCCCACATTATTTTTAGGCTCTTTCAATTTAGTCATTATGAAAATTTCTGAAATCCATCAATCAACAACCATCTCAGGATTGCTATATACAGTCGAAGGCATTGGCTTTATGTTAGGTGCTGCAGGCTTAAAAATAATTGCTGAACGTGTACACATGGGTACACTGCTCTTTTCATTAGCCTTTATTATCGGCTCAATGGAGCTATTATTATTACTGGCGGAAATTCCTTTTTTTGCTTTAGTGGCATTTGGGGTCTTTGGCTTTTCAGTCGGCTGTTTTTTCCCGACAACGATGGTTATTTTCCAGAAACAAGTACCGAAACAGTTCCACGGACGTTTTTTCTCATTCCGTAATATGATTGATTCGGTCGTCTTCCAAGTCGTGCTCTTATCTACAGGGATGATGCTAGATTTAATCGGTTTAAGTGGCATGGGGCTTATTTTCGGGATTATTAGCTTAGGTTTAACAACTACTTTCTTACTCTATTCTAAAAAGAAGAAAGTGGTTATGCATGCGTATTAA
- a CDS encoding metal ABC transporter permease, translated as MIEFWVVFTGLLVGVTCGIAGVFLILRRMSMIADAISHTVLFGIVMAYLVTQTLNGFWMLVGAAFAGILTAYLVQLLHSSGIQEDAAIGVVFTSLFAAGVLLITLYAGNVHLDVEHVLMGEIAFVPWDKWSLLGLAMPKAVWMLLLVLVINIAFLLLFFKEMKLATFDPVYAATIGIPVVFLHYGFMTSISFTTVAAFDSVGAILVVAMLIGPAATSYLISKTIKQMFVYSMLFGAAASVIGYYLAKFWDTSIAGMMATTVGLIFIVTFISQKIIERRKKALVHKLEMS; from the coding sequence ATGATCGAATTTTGGGTTGTATTCACAGGATTATTAGTTGGTGTGACATGTGGGATTGCAGGTGTCTTCCTCATCTTGCGTAGAATGTCCATGATCGCAGATGCCATCAGTCATACGGTGCTCTTTGGTATTGTGATGGCCTATCTTGTTACCCAGACATTAAATGGCTTTTGGATGCTTGTAGGTGCTGCGTTTGCAGGAATTTTAACAGCCTACCTTGTGCAACTATTGCATTCTTCTGGCATTCAAGAAGATGCCGCAATAGGGGTGGTCTTTACCTCCTTGTTTGCGGCAGGTGTCCTTCTGATCACCTTATATGCCGGCAATGTCCATTTAGACGTTGAACATGTTCTAATGGGGGAAATTGCTTTTGTACCTTGGGATAAATGGTCACTGCTTGGGCTAGCGATGCCTAAGGCCGTGTGGATGTTGTTACTCGTCCTAGTAATTAATATTGCCTTCTTGCTGTTATTCTTTAAAGAAATGAAGCTTGCCACTTTTGATCCTGTGTATGCGGCTACTATTGGGATTCCCGTTGTATTTCTTCATTATGGCTTTATGACATCCATTTCGTTCACGACTGTTGCGGCATTTGATAGTGTAGGGGCCATTTTAGTAGTGGCCATGTTGATTGGGCCAGCCGCCACTTCCTATTTAATTAGTAAGACGATTAAGCAAATGTTTGTCTATAGTATGCTCTTTGGTGCTGCTGCTTCTGTTATCGGCTATTATTTAGCGAAGTTTTGGGATACTTCTATAGCTGGTATGATGGCGACAACGGTAGGGTTAATATTTATTGTGACGTTCATCAGCCAAAAAATAATCGAACGCAGAAAAAAAGCACTTGTTCATAAGCTAGAAATGTCTTAA
- a CDS encoding metal ABC transporter permease has product MLSGNLLWVLSGTMLLGIAAGITGTFSFLQKQSLVGDAAAHAALPGIALAFLLTGQKELPVLMLGAGITSALSVYCIQWIVSFSKMKADAAIGLVLTVFFGVGVVFLTVVNRSPLGNQSGLNNFIFGKAATMTKADLMWLFISATIIIMVSLLLYKEWKLLIFDPVYAKGIGLPIEALKATLTVLIVMTIVTGIQAVGVILMSALLIIPAASAKLWTQKLSTMLILSAAIGGIAGITGTFISAIRTGLSTGPIIVLVAAGIFFISYFISPAGQISKYRRKMQFRKQGDVG; this is encoded by the coding sequence ATGTTAAGTGGTAATTTATTGTGGGTACTTAGTGGAACAATGCTATTGGGCATTGCAGCTGGTATAACAGGCACCTTCTCCTTCTTGCAAAAACAAAGCTTAGTTGGTGACGCTGCGGCACATGCAGCATTACCAGGTATTGCGCTCGCATTCCTGCTAACAGGTCAAAAGGAATTGCCGGTTTTAATGCTAGGAGCGGGCATCACATCTGCATTATCTGTGTATTGTATACAATGGATTGTATCGTTTTCAAAAATGAAGGCTGACGCTGCCATTGGTTTAGTCCTCACTGTATTTTTTGGTGTTGGTGTAGTATTTTTAACAGTTGTCAACCGTAGTCCACTTGGTAATCAAAGCGGTCTGAATAATTTTATTTTTGGCAAGGCAGCGACGATGACCAAAGCGGATTTAATGTGGCTGTTTATTAGTGCAACCATTATTATAATGGTTAGCCTCTTACTCTATAAGGAATGGAAGCTACTCATCTTTGATCCTGTATATGCAAAAGGGATTGGCTTACCGATTGAGGCTTTAAAGGCAACCTTAACAGTTTTAATTGTGATGACAATTGTCACAGGTATACAAGCTGTCGGCGTCATATTAATGTCTGCTTTATTAATTATTCCTGCTGCAAGTGCCAAGCTATGGACACAAAAATTAAGCACGATGCTTATTTTGAGTGCCGCGATTGGAGGAATTGCGGGCATAACAGGAACTTTTATTAGTGCGATTCGAACAGGGTTATCGACTGGTCCGATTATCGTCTTAGTAGCAGCAGGAATATTCTTTATATCGTATTTTATTAGTCCTGCAGGTCAAATTAGTAAATATCGTAGAAAAATGCAATTTCGAAAGCAGGGTGATGTAGGATGA
- a CDS encoding metal ABC transporter ATP-binding protein, translating to MDALTVENLSVAYDKKTVLENACVTVPKGHLAAIIGPNGAGKSTFLKAILNQLPNKVGKVEILGKVFEPKSLVVGYVPQRNAVDWDFPTNALDVVLMGRYGHTGLFKRPSKQDKIVARQALASVGMLDFAERSIGQLSGGQQQRVFLARALAQNADIYFLDEPFAGVDAATEKTIIDILKDLKAQGKSIFVVHHDLQTVKEYFDYTILLNKTILASGATEDVFTPEQLQKTYGGKLFMMQHA from the coding sequence ATGGATGCATTAACAGTAGAAAATCTATCAGTAGCATATGATAAAAAAACAGTATTAGAGAATGCCTGTGTGACGGTACCTAAAGGTCATCTAGCGGCCATTATTGGTCCGAATGGTGCAGGGAAATCAACCTTTTTAAAGGCCATTTTAAATCAACTTCCTAATAAAGTAGGAAAGGTTGAAATTTTAGGGAAGGTGTTTGAGCCGAAAAGTTTAGTTGTTGGCTATGTCCCTCAGCGTAATGCTGTGGATTGGGATTTTCCTACAAATGCGCTGGATGTAGTGCTCATGGGACGTTATGGCCATACGGGTTTATTTAAAAGACCATCCAAGCAAGATAAAATTGTTGCGCGACAAGCGTTAGCAAGCGTTGGGATGCTGGACTTTGCAGAGCGCTCCATCGGACAATTGTCAGGAGGTCAGCAGCAGCGTGTATTCCTAGCTAGAGCACTTGCTCAAAATGCAGATATTTATTTTTTAGATGAACCATTTGCAGGTGTAGATGCTGCGACTGAAAAAACCATTATTGATATTTTAAAAGATTTAAAGGCACAGGGAAAAAGTATTTTTGTCGTCCATCATGATCTTCAAACCGTCAAAGAATACTTTGATTATACGATTCTATTAAACAAAACGATTTTAGCATCAGGTGCAACAGAAGATGTTTTTACACCAGAACAATTACAAAAAACGTATGGTGGTAAACTATTCATGATGCAGCATGCGTAA
- a CDS encoding metal ABC transporter solute-binding protein, Zn/Mn family codes for MKQWLGVMVLSLSLLLFGCSTETEGKKEGIVVATTGQIADAIKEISGDHLQVSALMGPGVDPHLYKATQSDLSKLDKAEVIFYNGLHLEGQMLDIFEQMAKDKTVLAVGETLDEKQLLASDDDSMLHDPHIWFDIELWKGVVKAISTQLQEEYPEFKDDFQTNEASYLKKLDDLQSYAQNRVNEIPQQQRILVTAHDAFNYFGRSQGFEVRGLQGLSTDSEYGVKDVQEMVDFLVENKIKALFIESSVSDKAMKAVIEGAKEKGHDIVIGGELFSDAMGAEGTTEGTYIGMYQHNIDTIVDALK; via the coding sequence ATGAAACAATGGTTAGGTGTAATGGTACTATCACTCTCCCTTCTATTATTCGGTTGTTCAACTGAAACAGAGGGAAAGAAAGAAGGCATTGTTGTCGCAACAACTGGACAAATAGCCGATGCAATCAAAGAAATTAGTGGCGATCATTTACAAGTATCAGCATTGATGGGCCCAGGGGTAGATCCCCATTTATACAAGGCGACACAAAGTGATTTATCGAAATTGGATAAAGCAGAAGTCATTTTTTACAATGGCTTACATTTAGAAGGCCAAATGCTCGATATTTTTGAACAAATGGCGAAGGACAAAACGGTTTTAGCAGTAGGCGAGACATTAGATGAAAAGCAGCTCCTTGCAAGTGACGATGATTCGATGCTACATGATCCGCATATATGGTTTGATATTGAGCTATGGAAAGGCGTTGTCAAAGCAATCAGTACACAACTTCAGGAAGAATACCCTGAATTTAAAGATGATTTTCAAACGAATGAAGCATCTTATCTAAAGAAGCTGGATGATTTACAAAGCTATGCTCAAAACCGTGTGAACGAAATACCACAACAGCAACGAATCTTAGTAACTGCTCATGATGCGTTCAATTATTTTGGTAGAAGCCAAGGGTTTGAAGTACGTGGTTTACAAGGGCTTAGTACAGATTCAGAGTATGGTGTTAAGGATGTTCAGGAAATGGTTGATTTTTTAGTAGAAAATAAGATTAAAGCTCTCTTTATAGAATCGAGTGTATCCGATAAAGCGATGAAGGCTGTTATTGAAGGGGCTAAAGAAAAAGGTCACGACATTGTCATCGGTGGGGAATTATTCTCAGATGCCATGGGTGCTGAAGGAACAACGGAAGGTACATATATTGGTATGTATCAACATAACATCGACACAATCGTCGATGCATTAAAGTAG
- a CDS encoding TetR/AcrR family transcriptional regulator, which yields MPKWTQRQERTRRHFYEAFVELIKKHGFQALTVKDIVERAGYNRSTFYVHFQDKFELAENLLEQMLNGLEVAVGEPYLYGEKVYTTKLKAPSFNIIHYIYKHRLFFELLNVEDTIPGLHTRMPLTITKIYQEQFKFETINQQPVNMDMFKHYTSYGFYGLMMQWIASGYEKSEDALIKDIIELTKTHIYAFEFIGKPLEKEE from the coding sequence TTGCCAAAATGGACACAAAGACAGGAAAGAACCCGTCGTCATTTTTATGAGGCGTTTGTCGAATTAATTAAAAAGCATGGGTTTCAAGCCTTGACAGTGAAGGATATTGTGGAACGAGCTGGCTATAACCGTAGTACTTTTTATGTGCATTTTCAAGATAAATTTGAGTTAGCGGAAAATTTGCTCGAACAGATGTTGAATGGTCTGGAAGTCGCAGTAGGTGAACCTTATTTATATGGGGAAAAGGTGTATACGACGAAATTGAAAGCACCGTCCTTTAATATTATTCATTATATTTACAAGCATCGACTATTTTTCGAGCTGCTGAATGTTGAAGATACAATTCCTGGATTGCATACACGTATGCCCCTAACCATTACAAAAATATATCAAGAGCAATTTAAATTTGAAACGATCAATCAGCAGCCAGTCAATATGGACATGTTCAAGCATTATACTTCATACGGTTTTTATGGATTGATGATGCAATGGATTGCAAGTGGTTATGAAAAATCGGAAGACGCTTTAATTAAGGATATTATCGAACTAACTAAAACTCATATTTATGCATTTGAATTTATAGGGAAGCCACTGGAAAAAGAAGAGTGA